One segment of Papaver somniferum cultivar HN1 unplaced genomic scaffold, ASM357369v1 unplaced-scaffold_81, whole genome shotgun sequence DNA contains the following:
- the LOC113345262 gene encoding protein GAMETE EXPRESSED 2-like, translating to MKPYTLSILATTVSILAALTTTFANSDNFSSVPSFAFSWLDGKDTFQAGEVAIIKIKVLNNNNNTQIGGYSPNPTITVNRKKGNSSYISGVFSSLQGDSTQWNISFVPILVGVFNVLIDDEHFKISDSSLHFKVSAGRMHPSVSAASWRGLVNEFVAGTKASVLILPKDAFGNNISSTVEEPNSYRFVVSAFYVNGTFLSFLNVTYLGWNGFGYVGTEFIASTTGNLLLHIEGENRTLNGCPLPFKVKPGSVDISNCLAKWNYDTNVLQIFSKLEIFVYQQDEFGNLVPGLYAFDALVIEKETKLSIPIPDLHFKELAPGIQLLSFSVFEPGDFVLSIFDMKQNQSISHMPYNFTVFVGYCDGVNSVVNGTGLTSSTAGTNSSFSVYLEDVYHNSSPVEAETLQVKITRKNDSYSILPTIHTKQNVDGPAPEGSAPSPSFDSKNSSGANSKLQVSAFDVTYTPEKSGTYEIRVFCGNIPLNGGHPFAMEVRTAEVNIELSKVVQYAAKVPKLVENHISVELVDSFFNFVPFQQTKLSLEYRVVNSSGLLFWTFEDEMNGSYVGHYAAKDIGSYEICVSFEDKHLPPCPFWVYVYSSEYFPKAFNDAVSVWEDESVSFDALGNDYFAGGAANIIESSMPLHGSLLQYGRLFRYTPYKGSFGNDSFSYTISDINNNSASGTVIISVLITPLEFVSLPFQLQATEDVISPRIGGFVGLEIKYSDLLENISVTLSAKSGTVFLSPMLMQFWQPAWSGLVVGRRGNEEKALVLIGGVEAINSALQSIQYLGNENFCGDDAIKASMTNKNGMHDTYVSIFVEPVNDPPFIHVPEIILISGNISTHSPRISDEKRDKFDFLVGDPDVFCFPGGESHFMITLSLEVSDGILITSLPSHLSNTTELKLENSYQWQPLQTFVSISKHFTLRAKGVRFRGTLPDCNTAMQQLLYQGEGYGAVLTITANDMGNHGCYPDCADRISLPLYTVATVNLIRRQQMSSGLFHTINSVIVTEFIMISLLGAVLFYSCRCAHHLRKKMKMKKKKKSSKGSAEKSAEPSVIPTSLDNTTHLPTECSSNPSWLKSKFANYRQRSSRKFGNDEATKKDENNLLLLRPSDHFQLTTIGNAPPLAIKERDKNH from the exons ATGAAACCTTACACTCTAAGCATTCTTGCCACCACAGTCTCCATACTTGCAGCTTTAACCACCACATTTGCAAATTCAG ATAATTTTTCTTCTGTTCCTAGTTTTGCTTTTAGTTGGTTGGATGGTAAGGATACATTTCAAGCAGGTGAAGTAGCAATCATTAAGATTAAAGtactaaacaacaacaataacactcAAATTGGTGGTTATAGTCCTAATCCAACAATCACAGTGAATCGGAAGAAGGGTAATAGTTCTTATATATCCGGTGTCTTTTCATCTCTTCAAGGTGATTCTACTCAATGGAACATTTCTTTTGTACCAATTCTTGTTGGTGTATTTAATGTTCTTATCGATGATGAACATTTCAAGATATCCGATTCTTCACTTCATTTCAAAGTATCAGCAG GGAGAATGCATCCATCTGTGTCCGCTGCTTCATGGAGAGGTCTTGTTAATGAATTTGTAGCAGGAACAAAAGCATCCGTGTTAATACTTCCGAAAGACGCATTTGGGAATAATATCTCGTCTACTGTTGAAGAACCAAACTCTTACAGATTTGTAGTTTCTGCATTTTATGTCAATGGTACATTTTTAAGTTTCCTCAATGTTACTTACTTGGGTTGGAATGGATTTGGCTATGTTGGTACCGAATTTATCGCTTCCACAACTGGAAACCTCTTATTACACATTGAGGGAGAAAATCGAACTTTGAATGGTTGCCCCTTACCTTTCAAAGTGAAACCAG GATCAGTGGATATTTCCAATTGCTTGGCCAAATGGAATTACGACACAAATGTCTTGCAGATATTCTCTAAGCTAGAAATCTTTGTTTACCAGCAAGATGAATTTGGGAACCTTGTCCCAGGCTTATATGCTTTTGATGCTCTAGTTATTGAGAAAGAGACAAAGTTGTCCATTCCTATACCTGACTTGCATTTCAAAGAATTGGCACCAGGAATCCAATTGCTTTCGTTCAGCGTGTTTGAACCTGGAGATTTTGTGCTCAGTATTTTTGATATGAAACAGAACCAGAGTATCTCTCATATGCCATATAATTTTACAGTATTTGTAG GTTATTGTGATGGTGTGAATAGCGTCGTCAATGGAACTGGTCTGACTAGTTCTACTGCTGGAACTAATTCAAGTTTTTCAGTCTATTTGGAAGATGTTTATCATAATTCCTCACCGGTTGAGGCAGAAACACTGCAAGTGAAAATCACAAGGAAGAATGATTCTTACAGTATTTTGCCTACCATTCACACTAAGCAGAATGTTGATG GACCTGCACCCGAAGGAAGTGCCCCCTCACCATCTTTTGATTCAAAGAACAGT TCTGGTGCAAATTCGAAACTTCAGGTAAGTGCCTTTGATGTCACTTACACACCTGAAAAGTCTGGAACCTATGAGATTCGAGTGTTTTGTGGAAATATTCCATTGAATGGTGGTCATCCATTTGCAATGGAAGTAAGAACAG CCGAGGTTAATATTGAACTCTCAAAAGTTGTCCAATATGCAGCCAAAGTACCAAAGCTGGTTGAAAATCACATTTCAGTGGAACTAGTTGATTCATTCTTTAATTTTGTACCATTCCAGCAAACAAAGTTGAGCCTTGAGTATCGTGTTGTTAATAGTTCTGGTTTGTTGTTCTGGACATTTGAAGATGAAATGAATGGGTCATATGTTGGGCACTACGCGGCGAAAGATATTGGCTCTTATGAGATATGTGTATCTTTCGAGGACAAACATTTGCCTCCTTGCCCTTTTTGGGTTTATGTATACAGCA GCGAATACTTCCCTAAAGCTTTTAATGATGCTGTTTCTGTTTGGGAAGATGAATCAGTCTCTTTTGATGCCTTAGGAAATGATTACTTTGCTGGTGGCGCTGCAAATATTATTGAGTCATCAATG CCACTTCATGGATCACTTCTCCAGTACGGCCGGTTGTTCAGATACACACCTTATAAAGGTTCCTTTGGCAATGACTCATTTTCGTACACAATATCTGATATAAACAACAACAGTGCTTCTGGAACTGTAATAATTTCGGTTCTCATTACTCCGCTCGAGTTTGTTTCCTTACCTTTTCAATTGCAAGCAACTGAAGATGTCATTAGTCCCAGAATTGG TGGTTTTGTTGGGCTTGAGATAAAGTATTCAGATTTATTGGAGAACATTTCAGTCACTCTCAGTGCGAAATCTGGGACCGTCTTTCTCTCCCCCATGTTAATGCAGTTTTGGCAGCCTGCTTGGAGTGGACTGGTAGTGGGCCGAAGAGGAAATGAAGAGAAGGCTTTGGTATTAATCGGTGGTGTTGAAGCTATTAATTCCGCCCTGCAATCGATTCAGTATCTCGG AAATGAGAACTTTTGCGGAGATGATGCCATCAAAGCCTCGATGACGAACAAAAATGGAATGCATGACACCTATGTTTCTATTTTTGTAGAACCCGTAAACGATCCACCATTTATCCATGTTCCTGAAATTATATTAATCTCAGGGAATATCAGTACACACAGTCCGCGTATCTCTGATGAAAAGAGAGACAAGTTTGACTTCTTAGTTGGAGATCCAGATGTTTTTTGTTTCCCCG GTGGCGAATCTCACTTTATGATCACACTCTCCTTGGAGGTCAGTGACGGGATTCTAATAACCAGTCTACCATCCCATCTTAGTAATACTACTGAATTGAAGCTTGAGAATAGCTACCAATGGCAACCCCTTCAGACGTTTGTCTCTATTTCTAAACATTTTACCCTGAGGGCCAAAGGTGTTAGATTTCGCGGAACACTTCCAGACTGCAACACTGCCATGCAGCAACTGCTATATCAA GGTGAAGGCTATGGGGCAGTTTTAACAATAACAGCAAATGACATGGGAAACCATGGGTGTTATCCAGATTGTGCAGATAGGATATCGTTACCACTTTATACCGTGGCCACAGTAAATCTAATTAGGAGACAACAGATGAGTTCAGGATTGTTTCATA CAATAAATTCGGTAATAGTGACCGAGTTCATAATGATATCTCTTCTTGGAGCAGTTCTGTTTTACTCATGTCGATGTGCACATCAtctgagaaagaaaatgaaaatgaaaaagaaaaagaaaagtagtaaGGGCAGTGCAGAAAAATCTGCGGAACCATCT GTAATTCCAACTTCATTAGACAACACAACTCACTTACCAACAGAATGTTCTTCGAACCCTTCCTGGCTCAAGAGCAAGTTTGCAAACTACCGCCAACG GTCAAGTCGGAAATTTGGAAATGATGAAGCTACAAAGAAGGAcgaaaataatcttcttttactccgGCCAAGTGATCACTTTCAGTTGACAACAATCGGCAATGCACCACCTCTTGCCATCAAAGAGAGGGATAAAAATCATTGA